The Apis cerana isolate GH-2021 linkage group LG12, AcerK_1.0, whole genome shotgun sequence genome window below encodes:
- the LOC107998347 gene encoding collagen alpha-2(IV) chain-like isoform X1: MFGRVRAAFFTLVIATSLLQCTQQEGSRQSRDVILNIKDDQKSQYLNQDFYSNAYNYGYQVSPNGQFHHEVRGPDDITYGCYGYIDPYGKLKTTFYISDGWGYRVVQPGNSVELFLHEHEHHHEDNTEQHEHNDNHHDHKGVITEWRDLYFPEICRQFDGTDAGPNTKPIPEETSDSSNAGIPIQPSQPTPTPEYPIKPGYPQQPEQSQKPKPGKPGQPEKPGYPGIPETPGSPSKPGYPGKPGTPGQPAHPGYPSQPGISGQPGYPTITGSQPGYPGKPGTPGQGYPGTPGIPGIPGTSGTPGTPEISGKPGTPPQPGYPGQPGSPGKPGQPGHPGTPGTPGIPGIPPQPGYPGQPGKPGHPGTPGTPGIPGIPGTPPQPGYPGQPGQPGHPGTPGTPGISGIPGTPPQPGYPGQPGLPGKPGQPGHPGTPGTPGIPGIPPQPAYPGQPGQPGHPGIPGTPGIPGIPGTLPQPGYPEQPGSPGKPGQPGHPGTPGTPGISGIPPQPGYPGQPGSPGKPGQPGHPGTPGTPGISGIPPQPGYPGQPGQPGHPGTPGTPGIPGIPGTPPQPGYPGQPGQPGHPGTPGTPGIPGIPGTTLQPGYPGKPGHPGHPDTPGTPGIPGIVGPPTQPAYPGQSGAPGKPGHPGTPGTPGISGIPPQPGYPGQPGQPGHPGTPGTPGIPGIPGTAPQPGYPGQPGSPGKPGQPGHPGTPGTPGISGIPPQPGYPGQPGQPGHPGTPGTPGIPGIPGTPSQPGYPGKPGQPGHPATPGTPGIPGIVGPPTQPAYPGQSGASGKPGHPGKPGTPGISGIPPQPGYPGQPGQPGHPGKPGYPGQPGQPGHPGTPGTPGIPGIPGTAPQPGYPGQLGAPGKPGQPGHPGTPGTPGIPGIPPQPGYPGQPGQPGHPGTPGTPGIPGIPGTPPQPGYPGQPGSPGKPGQPDTPGTPGIPGIAGPPTQPAYPGQPGTPGTPGRPGHPGTPGSPGISGIPGTPPQPGYPGQPGSPGKPGQPGHPGTPGTPGIPGIPGTPSQPGYPGQPGSPGKPGQPGYPGTPGTPGIPGIPPQPGYPGQSGQPGYPGKPGYPGQPGQPGHPGTPGTPGIPGIPGTPPQPGYPGQPGSPGKPGQPGHPGTPGTPGIPGIPPQPGYPEKPGQPGHPGTPGTPGIPGIPGTPSQPGYPEKPGQPGHPGTPGTPGISGIPGTPPQPGHPGTPGTPGTPGIPGTLPQPGYPGQPGSPGKPGQPGHPGTPGTPGKPGISGTPPQPGYPGQHGSPGKPGQPGHPGTPGTPGIPGIPPQPAYPGQPGQPGHPGTPGTPGIPGIPGTPPQPGYPGQPGSPGKPGQPGHPGTPGTPGIPGIPGTPPQPGYPGQPGSPGKPGQPGHPGTPGTPGKPGISGTPPQPGYPGQHGSPGKPGQPGHPGTPGTPGIPGIPPQPAYPGQPGQPGHPGTPGTPGIPGIPGTPPQPGYPGQPGSPGKPGQPGHPGTPGTPGIPGIPGTPPQPGYPGQPGSPGKPGQPGHPGTPGTAGSPGIPPQPGYPGQPGQPGKPGQPGHPGTPGTPGLPGIPGTPPEPGYPGQPGQPGHPGTPGTPGIPEIPGTPPQAGYPGQPGSPGKPGQPGHPGTPGTPGIPGIPGTLPQPGYPGQPGSPGKPGQPGYPGTSGTPGISGTPTQPGYPGQPASPGTPGQPGHPGTPEIPETPPQPGYPSQPEHPGQPGTPGIPGQPGYPGIPGTPGIPGTPPQPGYPSQPGYPGQPGTPGKPGQPGYPGIPGTPGIPGTPPQPGYPSQPGYPGQPGIPGKPGQPGYPGIPGTPGIPGTPPQSGYPSQPGYPGQPGTPGKPGQPGYPGIPGTHGIPGTPPQSGYPSQPGYPGQPATPEKPGQPGYPGIPGTPGIPGTPPQPGYPSQPGYPGQPGTPGKPGQPGYPGIPGTPGIPGTPPQSGYPSQPGYPGQPGTPGKPGQPGYPGIPGTPGIPGTQPQPGYPNRPGYPGIPGQSGYPGTSGQPGYPGTPGQPGYPEIPPKPGYPSQSGTPGQAGQPETSRPPGIPPYPPHPEYPSTTSRPGIPGSSGYPGTPGIPGIPGKPGIPGKPGKPNRPGFPMPSHPSIPGTTPGTQSHIPGYPGIPGFPDTPGKPDKPGKPSKPGHHGYPGSSKPGQPEYPPYPGYPVAPGGPSGDIGPNGPNGPWPNGSDGPQGPGGPEGPGGPEGPGGPGGPVGGVGGIGGDGPPGPDGPWPTGSPGPDGPWPGDPDYVPGVAPTTRPRYEGPIKVQYPIKYYEPTTPTTVDNHPFFGQKQLDRLSSKYNSEYINNHTLDENYEKSVESTVLAYPTKISSPLGLKDAQFRKNQSRTRGYQSGQVNQNADEINSLMYTRRKESRKYKEEEEQSKYEDIQKVISQTSRTSTGVKYPSRGRLQGSRENRKYPQEVTKISEPVIQIETDRRQQANVKYQPPNGNHIVFAKQVNQLSEQSIESKPELAAIGVHPPNTINIKPYQQSIGPDPQTCPCYLVEPSNNTATITSTTSIPLIGQLGFIPVVFVPYCPGDDVTDSTQNMKDMFPSAMPVPYACDACDSQNRRVETKLVSLNQLGNIENLREALRQAKLGFLNVSARGQIERRRAKLRNVK; encoded by the exons ATGTTTGGCCGTGTGCGCGCCGCTTTCTTCACCCTG gTAATTGCCACGTCTTTGTTGCAATGCACACAGCAGGAAGGAAGTAGGCAAAGTAGAGATGTAATACTCAATATCAAAGATGATCAGAAAagtcaatatttaaatcaagatTTCTATTCca aTGCATATAATTATGGTTATCAAGTAAGTCCAAATGGACAATTTCATCATGAAGTGCGTGGACCGGATGACATTACATATGGATGCTATGGATATATAGATCCATacggaaaattaaaaacaacttTTTACATTAGTGATGGCTGGGGATATAGAGTCGTTCAACCAGGAAATTCAGTCGAATTGTTTCTTCATGAACACGAACATCATCACGAAGATAATACAGAACAACATGAACACAACGATAATCACCATGATCATAAAGGTGTAATTACTGAATGGAGAGATCTATATTTTCCAGAAATATGCAGACAATTCGATGGAACAGATGCTGGACCAAACACTAAACCAATCCCAGAAG AAACAAGTGATTCAAGTAATGCTGGAATACCTATACAACCAAGCCAACCAACACCAACGCCGGAATATCCTATTAAACCTG gataTCCCCAACAACCTGAACAATCTCAAAAACCAAAGCCTGGAAAACCAGGACAACCAGAAAAACCAGGATATCCAGGAATACCTGAAACACCTGGATCACCATCAAAACCTGGATACCCTGGCAAACCTGGAACACCGGGACAACCTGCACATCCTGGATACCCTAGCCAACCTGGAATATCAGGACAACCAGGATATCCAACTATAACTGGATCACAACCTGGATATCCTGGCAAACCTGGAACACCGGGACAAGGATATCCAGGCACACCAGGAATACCTGGAATACCTGGCACATCTGGAACACCTGGAACCCCGGAAATATCTGGAAAACCTGGCACTCCGCCACAACCTGGATATCCTGGACAACCTGGATCACCTGGAAAACCGGGACAACCAGGGCATCCTGGAACACCTGGAACTCCGGGAATACCTGGTATTCCGCCACAACCTGGATATCCTGGGCAACCTGGAAAACCGGGGCATCCTGGAACACCTGGAACGCCCGGAATACCTGGAATACCTGGCACTCCGCCACAACCTGGATATCCTGGGCAACCTGGACAACCAGGGCATCCTGGAACACCTGGAACGCCCGGAATATCTGGAATACCTGGCACTCCGCCACAACCTGGATATCCTGGACAACCTGGATTACCTGGAAAACCGGGACAACCAGGGCATCCTGGAACACCTGGAACCCCGGGAATACCAGGTATTCCGCCACAACCTGCATATCCTGGGCAACCTGGACAACCAGGGCATCCTGGAATACCTGGAACGCCCGGAATACCTGGAATACCTGGCACTCTCCCACAACCTGGATATCCTGAGCAACCTGGATCACCTGGAAAACCAGGACAACCAGGGCATCCTGGAACACCTGGAACGCCAGGAATATCTGGTATTCCGCCACAACCTGGATATCCTGGGCAACCTGGATCACCTGGGAAACCGGGACAACCAGGGCATCCTGGAACACCTGGAACGCCAGGAATATCTGGTATTCCGCCACAACCTGGATATCCTGGGCAACCTGGACAACCGGGGCATCCTGGAACACCTGGAACGCCCGGAATACCTGGAATACCTGGCACTCCGCCACAACCTGGATATCCTGGACAACCTGGACAACCAGGACATCCTGGAACACCTGGAACACCCGGAATACCTGGAATACCTGGCACTACGTTACAACCTGGATATCCTGGAAAACCAGGACACCCCGGTCATCCTGATACACCTGGAACCCCAGGAATACCTGGAATAGTTGGACCTCCAACACAACCTGCATATCCTGGCCAATCTGGAGCACCTGGAAAACCAGGTCATCCTGGAACACCTGGAACCCCAGGAATATCTGGTATTCCGCCACAACCTGGATATCCTGGGCAACCTGGACAACCGGGGCATCCTGGAACAC CTGGAACGCCCGGAATACCTGGAATACCTGGCACTGCGCCACAACCTGGATATCCTGGGCAACCTGGATCACCTGGAAAACCGGGACAACCAGGGCATCCTGGAACACCTGGAACGCCAGGAATATCTGGTATTCCGCCACAACCTGGATATCCAGGGCAACCTGGACAACCGGGGCATCCTGGAACACCTGGAACGCCCGGAATACCTGGAATACCAGGCACTCCGTCACAACCTGGATATCCCGGAAAACCAGGACAACCAGGGCATCCTGCAACACCTGGAACTCCCGGAATACCTGGAATAGTTGGACCTCCAACACAACCTGCATATCCTGGCCAATCTGGAGCATCCGGAAAACCAGGTCATCCTGGAAAACCTGGAACCCCAGGAATATCTGGTATTCCGCCACAACCTGGATATCCTGGGCAACCTGGACAACCGGGGCATCCTGGGAAACCTGGATATCCAGGGCAACCTGGACAACCGGGGCATCCTGGAACACCTGGAACGCCCGGAATACCTGGAATACCTGGCACTGCGCCACAACCTGGATATCCTGGACAACTTGGAGCACCTGGAAAACCAGGACAACCAGGACATCCTGGAACACCTGGAACCCCGGGAATACCTGGTATTCCGCCACAACCTGGATATCCTGGGCAACCTGGACAACCAGGACATCCTGGAACACCTGGTACGCCCGGAATACCTGGAATACCTGGCACTCCGCCACAACCTGGATATCCTGGGCAACCTGGATCACCTGGAAAACCCGGACAACCCGACACACCTGGAACCCCGGGAATACCTGGAATAGCTGGACCTCCAACACAACCTGCATATCCTGGCCAACCTGGAACTCCAGGAACGCCTGGAAGACCAGGGCATCCTGGCACACCGGGATCCCCCGGAATATCTGGAATACCTGGCACTCCGCCACAACCTGGATATCCTGGACAACCTGGATCACCTGGAAAACCGGGACAACCAGGGCATCCTGGAACACCTGGAACGCCCGGAATACCTGGAATACCTGGCACTCCGTCACAACCTGGATATCCTGGACAACCTGGATCACCTGGAAAACCGGGACAACCAGGGTATCCTGGAACACCTGGAACCCCGGGAATACCTGGAATTCCGCCACAACCTGGATATCCTGGGCAATCTGGACAACCTGGTTATCCTGGGAAACCTGGATATCCAGGGCAACCTGGACAACCGGGGCATCCTGGAACACCTGGAACGCCCGGAATACCTGGAATACCTGGCACTCCGCCACAACCTGGATATCCTGGGCAACCTGGATCACCTGGAAAACCCGGACAACCGGGGCATCCTGGAACACCTGGAACCCCGGGAATACCTGGAATTCCGCCACAACCTGGATATCCTGAAAAACCTGGACAACCAGGGCATCCTGGAACACCTGGAACGCCCGGAATACCTGGAATACCTGGCACTCCGTCACAACCTGGATATCCTGAAAAACCTGGACAACCAGGGCATCCTGGAACACCTGGAACGCCCGGAATATCTGGAATACCTGGCACTCCGCCACAACCAGGACATCCTGGAACACCTGGAACGCCCGGAACACCTGGAATACCTGGCACTCTGCCACAACCTGGATATCCTGGACAACCCGGATCACCTGGAAAACCAGGACAACCAGGTCATCCTGGAACACCTGGAACGCCCGGAAAACCTGGAATATCTGGCACTCCGCCACAACCTGGATATCCTGGACAACATGGATCACCTGGAAAACCGGGACAACCAGGGCATCCTGGAACACCTGGAACCCCGGGAATACCAGGTATTCCGCCACAACCTGCATATCCTGGGCAACCTGGACAACCAGGACATCCTGGAACACCTGGAACGCCCGGAATACCTGGAATACCTGGCACTCCGCCACAACCTGGATATCCTGGGCAACCTGGATCACCTGGGAAACCTGGACAACCAGGGCATCCTGGAACGCCTGGAACGCCCGGAATACCTGGAATACCTGGCACTCCGCCACAACCTGGATATCCTGGGCAACCTGGATCACCTGGAAAACCAGGACAACCAGGTCATCCTGGAACACCTGGAACGCCCGGAAAACCTGGAATATCTGGCACTCCGCCACAACCTGGATATCCTGGACAACATGGATCACCTGGAAAACCGGGACAACCAGGGCATCCTGGAACACCTGGAACCCCGGGAATACCAGGTATTCCGCCACAACCTGCATATCCTGGGCAACCTGGACAACCAGGACATCCTGGAACACCTGGAACGCCCGGAATACCTGGAATACCTGGCACTCCGCCACAACCTGGATATCCTGGGCAACCTGGATCACCTGGAAAACCGGGACAACCAGGGCATCCTGGAACGCCTGGAACGCCCGGAATACCTGGAATACCTGGCACTCCGCCACAACCTGGATATCCTGGGCAACCTGGATCACCTGGAAAACCAGGACAACCAGGTCATCCTGGAACACCTGGAACCGCAGGATCACCTGGTATTCCGCCACAACCTGGATATCCTGGGCAACCTGGACAACCAGGAAAACCAGGACAACCAGGGCATCCTGGAACACCTGGAACGCCCGGACTACCTGGAATACCTGGCACTCCGCCAGAACCTGGATATCCTGGGCAACCTGGACAACCAGGGCATCCTGGAACACCTGGAACGCCCGGAATACCTGAAATACCTGGCACTCCGCCGCAAGCTGGATATCCTGGGCAACCTGGATCACCTGGAAAACCAGGACAACCAG GGCATCCTGGAACACCTGGAACGCCCGGAATACCTGGAATACCTGGCACTCTCCCACAACCTGGATATCCTGGGCAACCTGGATCACCTGGAAAACCAGGACAACCAGGGTATCCTGGAACATCTGGAACGCCCGGAATATCTGGAACTCCGACACAACCTGGATATCCTGGGCAACCTGCATCTCCCGGAACACCAGGACAACCAGGGCATCCTGGAACACCTGAAATACCTGAAACTCCACCACAACCTGGGTATCCTAGTCAACCAGAACATCCTGGCCAACCTGGAACACCAGGAATACCAGGACAACCTGGATATCCTGGAATCCCAGGTACACCTGGTATACCTGGAACTCCACCACAACCTGGGTATCCTAGTCAACCTGGATATCCTGGCCAACCTGGAACACCAGGAAAACCAGGACAACCTGGATATCCTGGAATCCCAGGTACACCTGGTATACCTGGAACTCCACCACAACCTGGGTATCCTAGTCAACCTGGATATCCTGGCCAACCTGGAATACCAGGAAAACCAGGACAACCTGGATATCCTGGGATCCCAGGTACACCTGGTATACCTGGAACTCCACCACAATCTGGGTATCCTAGTCAACCTGGATATCCTGGCCAACCTGGAACACCAGGAAAACCAGGACAACCTGGTTATCCTGGAATCCCAGGTACACATGGTATACCTGGAACTCCACCACAATCTGGGTATCCTAGTCAACCTGGATATCCTGGCCAACCTGCAACACCAGAAAAACCAGGACAACCTGGTTATCCTGGAATCCCAGGTACACCCGGTATACCTGGAACTCCACCACAACCTGGGTATCCTAGTCAACCTGGATATCCTGGCCAACCTGGAACACCAGGAAAACCAGGACAACCTGGATATCCTGGAATCCCAGGTACACCTGGTATACCTGGAACTCCACCACAATCTGGGTATCCTAGTCAACCTGGATATCCTGGCCAACCTGGAACACCAGGAAAACCAGGACAACCTGGATATCCTGGAATCCCAGGTACACCTGGTATACCTGGAACTCAACCACAACCTGGGTATCCTAATCGACCTGGATATCCAGGAATACCAGGACAATCAGGATATCCGGGAACATCGGGACAACCAGGATATCCAGGAACACCGGGACAACCAGGATATCCTGAAATTCCACCAAAACCTGGATATCCTAGCCAATCTGGAACACCCGGACAAGCAGGACAACCGGAAACTTCTAGACCGCCAGGAATTCCACCCTATCCACCTCATCCTGAATATCCTAGTACAACAAGCAGGCCTGGTATTCCAGGCTCATCCGGATATCCCGGTACACCAGGAATTCCTGGTATTCCTGGAAAACCTGGTATTCCTGGAAAACCTGGTAAACCTAATAGACCTGGTTTTCCTATGCCATCTCATCCCAGCATTCCTGGGACGACACCTGGTACGCAATCACACATTCCTGGATATCCCGGAATTCCCGGTTTTCCAGATACCCCAGGTAAACCTGATAAACCTGGTAAACCAAGCAAACCGGGTCATCATGGTTATCCTGGTTCTTCGAAGCcag gtCAGCCCGAATATCCGCCATATCCAGGATATCCTGTCGCACCTGGAGGTCCATCTGGTGACATAGGTCCTAATGGTCCCAACGGTCCATGGCCTAATGGTTCAGACGGTCCTCAAGGTCCAGGCGGACCCGAAGGTCCAGGTGGTCCCGAAGGTCCAGGTGGTCCCGGAGGCCCAGTTGGAGGAGTAGGAGGAATAGGTGGTGATGGTCCCCCTGGTCCTGATGGTCCATGGCCGACAGGATCCCCTGGTCCGGATGGACCATGGCCTGGTGATCCGGATTACGTTCCTGGTGTTGCTCCAACGACACGGCCTCGATATGAAGGACCAATCAAAGTTCAATATCCCATTAAATACTATGAACCTACAACGCCAACGACTGTCGATAACCATCCATTTTTTGGTCAAAAGCAACTAGACCGATTATCCTCTAAGTATAAttcagaatatattaataaccaCACTCTTGacgaaaattacgaaaaaagtGTTGAGTCCACAGTATTAGCATATCCAACAAAAATAAGCAGTCCCCTGGGTTTAAAGGATGCTCAATTCAGAAAAAACCAATCAAGGACGCGTGGTTATCAGTCAGGACAAGTGAATCAAAATGcagatgaaattaattctttgatgTACACGCGAAGAAAAGAATCACGTAAAtataaggaagaggaagagcaAAGTAAATATGAGGATATTCAGAAAGTGATATCGCAAACTTCTCGGACCTCTACTGGCGTTAAATACCCTAGTCGAGGAAGATTACAAGGTTCCCGCGAAAATCGTAAATATCCCCAAGAAGTCACTAAAATAAGTGAACCGGTTATTCAAATAGAGACAGACCGCAGACAACAGGCCAATGTAAAGTATCAACCACCAAATGGAAATCATATCGTGTTCGCGAAACAGGTAAACCAATTGTCCGAGCAATCTATCGAATCAAAGCCCGAGCTCGCCGCGATCGGCGTTCATCCACCGAACACGATCAACATCAAGCCCTACCAGCAATCTATAGGGCCAGATCCGCAAACCTGTCCCTGCTATCTTGTCGAGCCGAGCAATAATACAGCAACCATCACGAGCACGACATCCATTCCCCTGATTGGCCAGCTTGGCTTCATTCCCGTGGTGTTCGTACCGTACTGTCCAGGCGACGATGTGACGGACAGCACCCAAAACATGAAAGACATGTTCCCCTCCGCAATGCCTGTTCCATATGCATGCGACGCATGCGATTCTCAAAACAGGAGAGTCGAGACGAAGCTTGTCAGCCTAAATCAGCTTGGCAATATAGAGAATCTTCGCGAGGCATTGCGACAAGCGAAACTTGgctttttaaatgtttcagCACGCGGTCAAATCGAAAGGAGAAGAGCAAAGTTACGGAACGTCAAATGA